A section of the Rhodobacter sp. genome encodes:
- the hflK gene encoding FtsH protease activity modulator HflK: protein MSGNSGGPWGGGGNRGGSGDGNRPPGGGNGPERPQIPEIDDLVKKGQQKLKVLMGGQGGGNGSGSGGGRGPSGPGLTGRGILIGAAVLAAGWLWASFYQVQPEERGVELLFGKYYRTVDDGPHLAPWPFVRAEVVQTTTERVTEVGTGRSQLDSGLMLTRDEAVVDIEFQVVWNISDPSKFLFNLADPTNTVRAAAESAMRDIIARSELSPILNRDRGTIAAELRAAVQEVLDSYESGIYVIRINFDRADPPREVIDSFREVQAARQERDRLERQADAYANRVLAGARGEAAQIREQAEAYRAEVVNTAEGEASRFVSVWEEYRNAPGVTRERMYLETMERVLGGMNLTILDGVSGQGGGQGVVPYLPLESLRGTPAPAAGAVTRDSAANTGSN, encoded by the coding sequence ATGTCAGGCAACAGTGGAGGCCCCTGGGGCGGCGGTGGAAACCGCGGCGGCTCGGGCGACGGGAACCGCCCCCCGGGCGGCGGCAATGGCCCCGAACGCCCCCAGATCCCGGAAATCGACGATCTGGTGAAAAAGGGCCAGCAGAAGCTGAAGGTCCTGATGGGTGGCCAGGGTGGCGGCAATGGCAGCGGGTCTGGCGGCGGGCGCGGCCCGTCGGGTCCCGGGCTGACCGGTCGTGGCATCCTGATCGGCGCGGCGGTTCTGGCCGCCGGCTGGCTTTGGGCCTCGTTCTATCAGGTGCAGCCCGAAGAACGTGGCGTGGAACTGCTGTTCGGAAAATATTACCGCACCGTGGATGACGGCCCGCACCTGGCCCCCTGGCCCTTTGTCCGCGCCGAGGTCGTGCAGACCACGACCGAACGGGTGACCGAGGTCGGCACCGGGCGCTCGCAGCTCGACTCGGGCCTGATGCTGACCCGCGACGAGGCCGTGGTGGACATCGAATTCCAGGTGGTCTGGAACATCTCGGACCCCAGCAAATTCCTGTTCAACCTGGCCGACCCCACGAACACCGTGCGCGCGGCCGCGGAATCGGCGATGCGCGACATCATTGCCCGCTCGGAACTGTCGCCGATCCTGAACCGGGACCGCGGCACCATCGCCGCCGAGTTGCGCGCCGCCGTGCAAGAGGTCCTGGACAGCTACGAATCCGGCATCTACGTCATCCGCATCAACTTCGACCGGGCCGATCCGCCGCGCGAAGTGATCGACAGCTTCCGCGAGGTGCAGGCCGCCCGCCAGGAACGCGACCGGCTGGAACGCCAGGCCGACGCCTACGCCAACCGCGTGTTGGCCGGCGCCCGCGGCGAGGCCGCGCAGATCCGCGAACAGGCCGAAGCCTATCGCGCCGAGGTGGTCAACACCGCCGAGGGCGAGGCCAGCCGCTTCGTCTCGGTCTGGGAAGAATACCGCAACGCGCCCGGCGTGACGCGCGAGCGGATGTATCTGGAAACGATGGAACGCGTGCTGGGTGGCATGAACCTGACGATTCTGGACGGGGTCAGCGGTCAGGGCGGCGGACAGGGCGTCGTGCCCTACCTGCCGCTGGAAAGCCTGCGCGGCACACCGGCCCCGGCGGCCGGCGCCGTGACGCGCGACAGCGCCGCGAACACGGGGAGCAATTGA
- the gorA gene encoding glutathione-disulfide reductase: MTTQFDYDLFVIGGGSGGVRAARIAASEHGAKVAMAEEYRMGGTCVIRGCVPKKLMVFAAGHGAAMDEGAAYGWQGEKGRFDWPVFRARLHAELNRLEGIYTRNAESAGVTIYPMRATVTDPHTLRLADGRQVTAKHILIATGGTPFIPEPYRDLGAWTSNDIFLMDRMPANLLVLGGGFIACEMASLLQGLGVQVTQMYRGAQILRGFDRDVQDHVAAALVQQGIKLEVNTDLTALDRLEAGRFRTTDTQGRTRDFEAVLFATGRVANTAGLGLERAGVALDASGAVVVDAWSQTNVPSIYAVGDVTGRIQLTPVAIREGHAFADTVFGGRQVQVDHTNVASAVFTRPEAGTVGLTEDEARALGPVEIYMASFRPMQSAFINAETKALFKLVVCAETRRVLGCHIVAPGAGELIQIAAVAVKMGATKEDFDRTVAVHPTMSEELVLLRKPTR; encoded by the coding sequence ATGACCACCCAGTTCGACTATGACCTCTTCGTCATCGGCGGCGGCTCGGGCGGCGTCAGGGCGGCGCGCATCGCGGCCAGCGAACACGGCGCCAAGGTCGCCATGGCCGAAGAATACCGCATGGGCGGCACCTGCGTGATCCGCGGCTGCGTGCCCAAGAAGCTGATGGTCTTCGCCGCCGGCCACGGCGCCGCGATGGACGAGGGCGCGGCCTATGGCTGGCAGGGGGAAAAGGGTCGCTTCGACTGGCCGGTCTTTCGCGCGCGGTTGCACGCGGAACTGAACCGGCTCGAGGGGATCTATACCCGCAACGCCGAAAGCGCGGGTGTCACCATCTACCCGATGCGCGCGACCGTGACCGATCCGCACACGCTGCGGCTGGCGGACGGGCGGCAGGTGACGGCAAAGCACATCCTGATCGCCACCGGCGGCACGCCCTTCATCCCCGAACCCTATCGCGACCTCGGCGCCTGGACCTCGAACGACATCTTCCTGATGGACCGGATGCCCGCGAACCTTCTGGTGCTGGGCGGCGGCTTCATCGCCTGCGAGATGGCCAGCCTGTTGCAGGGGTTGGGGGTGCAGGTCACGCAGATGTATCGCGGCGCCCAGATCCTGCGCGGCTTTGACCGGGACGTGCAGGACCACGTCGCGGCGGCACTGGTGCAACAGGGCATCAAGCTCGAGGTTAACACCGACCTCACCGCGCTCGACCGTCTCGAGGCCGGCCGGTTCCGCACCACCGACACCCAGGGCCGCACGCGCGACTTCGAGGCCGTTCTTTTTGCCACCGGCCGGGTGGCGAACACCGCCGGGCTGGGCCTTGAACGGGCCGGGGTCGCGCTGGACGCAAGTGGCGCCGTGGTGGTCGATGCGTGGTCGCAGACCAACGTGCCCTCGATCTATGCGGTGGGGGATGTGACCGGCCGCATCCAGTTGACCCCGGTCGCCATCCGCGAGGGGCACGCCTTTGCCGACACGGTATTCGGGGGCCGACAGGTCCAGGTCGATCACACGAATGTCGCCAGCGCCGTCTTCACCCGCCCCGAGGCCGGAACGGTCGGCCTGACCGAGGACGAGGCGCGCGCCCTGGGCCCGGTCGAGATCTACATGGCCAGCTTCCGGCCCATGCAATCGGCCTTCATCAACGCCGAGACCAAGGCCCTGTTCAAGCTGGTCGTTTGCGCCGAAACCCGCCGGGTCCTGGGGTGCCATATCGTCGCACCCGGCGCCGGCGAATTGATCCAGATTGCCGCCGTCGCGGTCAAGATGGGCGCCACGAAAGAGGATTTCGACCGCACCGTCGCGGTCCACCCGACCATGAGCGAGGAACTGGTGCTGCTGCGCAAACCGACGCGCTGA